The Vulpes lagopus strain Blue_001 chromosome 6, ASM1834538v1, whole genome shotgun sequence genome has a segment encoding these proteins:
- the CEBPE gene encoding CCAAT/enhancer-binding protein epsilon → MSHGTYYECEPRAGQQPLEFSGGRAGPGELGDMCEHEASIDLSAYIESGEEQLLSDLFAVKPAPEARGLKGPGTPAFPHYLPPDPRPFAYPPHTFGPDRKALGPGIYSSPGSYDPRAVAVKEEPRGPEGSRGASRGGYNPLQYQVAHCGQTAMHLPPALAAPSQPLRVLKTPVATTAPPCSPLLKAPSPAGPSHKGKKAVNKDSLEYRLRRERNNIAVRKSRDKAKRRILETQQKVLEYMAENERLRSRVEQLTQELDTLRNLFRQIPEAANLIKGVGACN, encoded by the exons ATGTCCCACGGGACCTACTATGAGTGTGAGCCCCGGGCTGGCCAGCAGCCACTCGAGTTCTCAGGGGGCCgagcagggcctggggagctgggggacaTGTGTGAGCATGAGGCCTCCATCGACCTCTCTGCCTACATTGAGTCTGGGGAGGAGCAGCTCCTCTCTGACCTCTTCGCGGTGAAGCCGGCACCTGAGGCCCGAGGCCTTAAGGGACCCGGAACCCCTGCCTTCCCCCACTACCTGCCGCCTGACCCTCGGCCCTTCGCCTACCCCCCACATACCTTCGGCCCTGACAGGAAGGCGCTGGGGCCTGGCATCTACAGCAGCCCAGGGAGCTACGACCCCAGGGCTGTGGCCGTGAAGGAGGAGCCCCGGGGGCCAGAGGGCAGCCGAGGGGCCAGCCGTGGTGGCTACAATCCTCTGCAGTACCAAGTGGCACACTGTGGGCAGACGGCCAtgcacctgcccccagccctggcagcaCCCAGCCAGCCCCTGCGCGTCCTCAAG ACCCCTGTGGCCACCACCGcacccccctgcagccccctcctcaAGGCACCATCCCCGGCTGGCCCCTCACACAAAGGCAAGAAGGCGGTGAACAAGGACAGCCTGGAATACCGGCTGCGGCGGGAGAGAAATAACATCGCCGTGCGCAAGAGCCGGGACAAGGCCAAGAGGCGCATCCTGGAGACACAGCAGAAGGTGCTGGAGTACATGGCGGAGAATGAGCGCCTCCGCAGTCGTGTGGAGCAGCTGACCCAGGAGCTGGACACCCTCCGAAACCTCTTCCGCCAGATTCCCGAGGCTGCCAACCTCATCAAGGGCGTGGGGGCCTGCAACTGA
- the LMLN2 gene encoding LOW QUALITY PROTEIN: leishmanolysin-like peptidase 2 (The sequence of the model RefSeq protein was modified relative to this genomic sequence to represent the inferred CDS: substituted 1 base at 1 genomic stop codon), with translation MLLLLLLLGTVVSRCLHDETQKSVTLLRPHLSQLAPNFHSSSLTLPGSRDPQPLRIRICYIRDPASAGAWDPEGAEIRGGPEALALAAARQATQQLQGVLAVQGPLLLSRDPAQYCHAVWGDPDTPNYHRCSLLNPEYKGETCLGAKIPDAHLRGYALWPEQGPPQLVQPDGPGVRDTDFLLYVLVAHTSKCHGEVRPXSNLFPCSASLNLKYHGEGKGAQRQFLLIPGMSTFRKISSVYPTSLLPIYLVLAHPQPSVIAYAACCQLDSEDRPLAGTIVYCAQHLTSPSLSHRDIVMVTLHELLHALGFSGQLFKKWRDCPSGPSVRENCSTRQQVTRRDEWGQLLLTTPTVSHSLAKHLGVPGTSVGVPLEEEGPLSSHWEARMLQGSIMTATFDGARRTRLDPITLAAFRDSGWYQVNHSAAQELLWGQGAGLEFGLVTTCGAGSSDFFCTGSGVGCHYLHLDKGSCSSDPMLEGCRMYKPLANGSECWKKENGFSLGAENLHGEIYHSQSRCFLANITSPLFHEAKTRHPSQIPYLKEAELTGRCYLHQCTERGAYKVQAEGSPWASCLPGKAIQIPGYYGLLFCPRGRLCQTNVGTSAVTSPPVSLPIQDGLFQLSLQLAGPPGDSMGKGELEELTEAVLQALVSRGGASRCYFHSPSITASLVFTVYMWKSSGCRGPSVGMLHRALTLTLQKPLEVHYGGASFTTEHKLLATLDHNPSVTHPALSMGLCLTLLILVGALGTVAYQKRATLRVAPSAPHHSPELQDTRDPVGGIREV, from the exons atgttgctgctgctgctgctcctggggaCTGTCGTGAGCagatgcctacatgatgagacaCAGAAGTCTGTGACCCTTCTCAGGCCCCATCTCTCCCAACTTGCCCCAAACTTCCACtcttcctccctcaccctccctgGTTCCCGTGATCCCCAACCCCTGCGAATCCGAATCTGCTATATCAGAGATCCTGCATCAGCCGGAGCTTGGGATCCTGAGGGAGCCGAAATAAGAGGGGGACCCGAAGCCCTGGCCCTGGCTGCAGCCAGACAGGCCACTCAGCAACTCCAAGGGGTCCTCGCAG TGCAAGGCCCCCTGCTTCTGAGTCGAGACCCTGCACAGTACTGCCATGCTGTCTGGGGGGACCCAGACACCCCAAACTATCACAG ATGCAGCCTCTTAAACCCAGAGTACAAGGGAGAGACTTGCCTGGGGGCAAAG ATCCCTGATGCCCATCTCCGTGGTTATGCATTGTGGCCAGAGCAGGGTCCCCCACAACTGGTCCAGCCAGATGGGCCTGGGGTCCGAGACACTGATTTTCTCCTGTATGTGTTGGTGGCCCACACTTCCAAATGCCATGGAGAGGTAAGACCCTAATCAAATCTTTTCCCCTGTTCTGCCTCTCTTAATCTTAAGTAtcatggggaggggaagggagcacAAAGGCAGTTTTTATTAA TCCCTGGGATGTCCACTTTCAGGAAGATCTCTTCTGTGTACCCCACTTCCCTGCTTCCCATCTACCTTGTCCTGGCCCATCCACAGCCCTCTGTCATAGCCTATGCTGCCTGCTGCCAGCTGGACTCAGAAGACAGACCCCTCGCTGGCACCATTGTCTACTGCGCCCAGCATCTcaccagccccagcctcagccatCGTGACATCGTCATG GTCACACTACACGAATTGCTCCATGCTCTGGGTTTCTCCGGACAGCTCTTCAAGAAGTGGCGGGATTGCCCCTCGGGACCCAGCG TTAGGGAGAACTGTTCCACAAGGCAACAAGTGACACGGCGAGATGAGTGGGGACAGCTGCTTCTAACCACCCCAACTGTTAGCCACAGCCTGGCCAAACACTTGGGAGTGCCAGGGACTTCAGTGGGTGTTCCCTTGGAAGAAGAG GGCCCTTTGTCTTCACACTGGGAGGCCCGAATGCTCCAGGGTTCTATAATGACCGCTACCTTCGATGGTGCCCGGCGCACTCGACTTGATCCAATCACTCTCGCTGCCTTCAGAGATTCTGGCTGGTACCAAGTCAATCACAGCGCTGCACAGGAGCTGTTGTGGGGCCAGG GAGCTGGCCTGGAATTTGGCCTGGTGACTACGTGTGGGGCTGGCTCCTCAGACTTCTTCTGTACTGGCAG CGGAGTGGGCTGCCATTACCTGCATCTGGACAAGGGAAGCTGTTCCTCTGACCCCATGCTGGAAGGCTGCCGCATGTACAAGCCCTTGGCCAATGGG AGTGAGtgctggaagaaggaaaatggattCTCACTGGGGGCAGAGAACCTCCATGGGGAAATCTACCATTCCCAGAGTCGTTGCTTCCTTGCCAACATCACCTCACCACTGTTCCATGAGGCCAAGaccaggcatccctctcagaTCCCATACCTGAAGGAAGCAGAGCTCACTGGCCGCTGCTACTTACATCaatgcacagagagaggagcatACAAGGTGCAGGCAGAGGGATCACCCTGGGCCTCATGCCTTCCTGGAAAAGCTATTCAG ATACCTGGGTACTATGGTCTTCTCTTCTGTCCCCGGGGTCGACTGTGTCAAACTAACGTAGGTACCAGCGCTGTTACTTCACCACCTGTGAGTCTTCCGATCCAAGATGGGTTATTCCAGCTGTCTTTACAATTAGCTGGGCCCCCTGGCGACTCCATGGGGAAGGGAGAGCTCGAAGAGCTGACTGAAGCAGTACTACAGGCCCTGGTGAGCAGAGGCGGTGCCAGCAG GTGCTATTTCCACAGCCCCTCCATTACTGCTAGCCTAGTGTTCACCGTGTACATGTGGAAGTCCTCTGGCTGCCGAGGGCCTTCAGTTGGTATGCTACACAGGGCCCTGACCTTGACTCTCCAGAAACCCCTAGAAGTACACTATGGAGGAGCCAGCTTTACCACAGAACACAA GTTGCTGGCTACCTTGGACCATAATCCCTCCGTGACCCATCCTGCACTGTCCATGGGACTCTGCCTAACACTGCTTATCCTGGTGGGTGCACTGGGGACCGTGGCTTATCAGAAACGAGCTACTCTTCGGGTGGCACCATCTGCCCCTCACCATTCACCAGAGCTCCAAGACACAAGAGACCCAGTTGGAGGAATAAGGGAGGTGTGA
- the C6H14orf119 gene encoding uncharacterized protein C14orf119 homolog isoform X2, with product MPLESSSSSMPLSFPPPLPSVPDSITNSSPPPMSYITSQEMKCILHWFASWSGPQRERFLQDLVAKAVPGKLQPLLEGLEQLSVSRANRPPCIFECQLRLWDQWFRGWAEQERNEFVRQLEVSEPDFVAKFYQAVAATAGKD from the coding sequence ATGCCGCTGGAATCATCTTCCTCTTCAATGCCActatccttccctcctcctttacCCTCAGTACCAGATAGTATTACTaactcttccccacccccaatgtCTTACATCACTTCCCAGGAGATGAAGTGTATTCTTCACTGGTTTGCCAGTTGGTCAGGTCCCCAGCGTGAACGTTTCCTACAGGACCTGGTAGCTAAGGCAGTGCCAGGAAAATTACAGCCACTGCTGGAAGGGCTGGAGCAGCTTAGTGTGTCTAGAGCAAACCGACCACCTTGTATCTTTGAGTGCCAGCTGCGTCTTTGGGATCAGTGGTTTCGAGGTTGGGCTGAGCAGGAGCGCAATGAATTTGTCAGGCAGCTGGAGGTCAGTGAGCCAGACTTCGTGGCAAAGTTTTACCAAGCAGTGGCTGCTACAGCTGGTAAAGACTGA
- the C6H14orf119 gene encoding uncharacterized protein C14orf119 homolog isoform X1, producing MYSEAFDSGITESELLGSLRTYGWGAGALRRLGVWGWSAAGSAWAAGLALLRVFRKHGSGGDSWNLSISVTVSGFPVRGKGRMPLESSSSSMPLSFPPPLPSVPDSITNSSPPPMSYITSQEMKCILHWFASWSGPQRERFLQDLVAKAVPGKLQPLLEGLEQLSVSRANRPPCIFECQLRLWDQWFRGWAEQERNEFVRQLEVSEPDFVAKFYQAVAATAGKD from the exons ATGTATTCGGAAGCCTTCGACTCTGGCATAACAGAATCGGAGTTGCTCGGCTCTCTCCGAACCTACGGCTGGGGCGCTGGGGCGCTGAGGCGCTTGGGTGTTTGGGGCTGGTCCGCGGCCGGAAGTGCGTGGGCTGCCGGGCTGGCCCTGCTTAGGGTTTTCAGGAAACATGGAAGCGGCGGCGACAGTTGGAATTTAAGCATCTCTGTGACGGTCTCCGGGTTCCCTGTGAGAGGAAAGGGGAG GATGCCGCTGGAATCATCTTCCTCTTCAATGCCActatccttccctcctcctttacCCTCAGTACCAGATAGTATTACTaactcttccccacccccaatgtCTTACATCACTTCCCAGGAGATGAAGTGTATTCTTCACTGGTTTGCCAGTTGGTCAGGTCCCCAGCGTGAACGTTTCCTACAGGACCTGGTAGCTAAGGCAGTGCCAGGAAAATTACAGCCACTGCTGGAAGGGCTGGAGCAGCTTAGTGTGTCTAGAGCAAACCGACCACCTTGTATCTTTGAGTGCCAGCTGCGTCTTTGGGATCAGTGGTTTCGAGGTTGGGCTGAGCAGGAGCGCAATGAATTTGTCAGGCAGCTGGAGGTCAGTGAGCCAGACTTCGTGGCAAAGTTTTACCAAGCAGTGGCTGCTACAGCTGGTAAAGACTGA